The following coding sequences lie in one Drosophila sulfurigaster albostrigata strain 15112-1811.04 chromosome 2R, ASM2355843v2, whole genome shotgun sequence genomic window:
- the LOC133836533 gene encoding platelet binding protein GspB isoform X4 — protein sequence MAPALTAEPLSSKEKLTSTASPATGTRQSVRKLESPSGGGGSGSATSDTTKKPTVAGATTPGSGSTTTRVTRSKDAAKRTVSPSVQTTVATTNNHNNKRKSNNNNNLHNNNNSRSYSEVLPASNDQMGLSAATTHTSSSSNDGSAAAATNSSSSGGGNVASDATVVAAEHNNNCKELLANLTSDFEEAISAEICLRKTLPEVSLSKEQPATTAAVTASDSMSVSMAAEETQAQSSSGTVAAAAPVTEASTLPPPSPSTSTNQTPTADATVAEAPQQQVAFDSVDNTSLRLEDAADAPDNIEARLSQLDGSPIVDITASSLEASVALPPQQQLQQEPVQQESVQQESLQQQPLQQQTVQQPPLQQPDLLASPQHSVARQTGALLTPQSTSSSINFLKDGAAGAVLEDQDIEEVLKALKTLDGTHVNPDTICDFNFFNEVCFLNNEEEAAAAAAAVAGVATAAASGVVGGDCNLPVPSMEVEEKPSCSNSGNINASLKRPWQESHAELEEQQHVLERKMDFMLRRIRKFQTRQMCHHASAEVAGILEWSARSSHKAAPSAPVRSAKLTEQEDTVLSIVSGRPGVSFWEDLIKHPLPASQMSNVMRHIETAARKQQICHTIGGGSASLASSSSWYSNAAQPGKRSRKLQQANDAIVSSSSSGAVGGAVNADGIVMPRADEIVPNFDNYVTSELTHVAGLLYTEMREVQHAIDSDATESSSGGESADEMVNYNNTQQLSLPISRRAVWRYTRDRAAIALRWTWLCAQVADLEMKIRQHNDVYNDLYRSKGDVLLESTSAPKNGFEELQSTTEDLAEQSATEQQPDWLCSRTRPLMLSEFRKRKLFQTINMHTISKKAARPSNIKCGCQWPQVPCTLCTGRPDPTAPRDLPETLMPQNRVALLDASYHPVLSFPDDVCQSVHLEAISRQPDWQYRVMRSQAKAVVKSMMKAEREALALSGGGGGAAGSGRRTGDATVKRRYVRRKERNNNNNSSRNNTNNSNNNNNNSNINNNNNSSSSSKETATTTTTAAAAIAQQSGGGGSIVGLDSGNGTGTATTSSSSTPTTTPLVANTANKRQHRQLARTSGNGSLNSPLPDPKQQQQNHQYNNQQQQHNPSLISSGNGAKKSRKSVSKRQQQRQRQQQQSANNINNRHNNCSGDDSHWDQQQHSRRNSAEIHGHRNERTSERRRLVYDIDNIVIPYSMAAQTRVEILPYKEIPTPKWRIVDKYNKSNQQNAAGETLSNGCIEGQKEQTKTLPETSTESATSIINSPAATTTTTSSTISPTTSASTTTSSDTKEQNEAIDKAVAVKVNGLKQASKKNSLTSTSEKPLEQPLSNGLVNGNASKPTEDAMLKPATPVNGKIKKHGHKSSKKDTKEPPSKRPKLQLKEKNKTEAVAKLPSAAAATNANDEEEIEDTSDDAYIVRHQLAMLEEKRLYEAYLNFPGNSRSRANRRADSRAESSGANTPDPASPAASLLAGVSAAAGADNESVPSPLAQTMLYNPLDSLNADGQTGTGTKLTKRQERRRTTSHKLKEPDRRSATPDTREASTTLN from the exons ATGGCACCAGCGTTAACCGCGGAGCCACTGAGTAGCAAGGAGAAATTAACCAGCACCGCCTCCCCCGCAACAGGGACACGACAGTCTGTGCGCAAACTGGAGTCGCCTagcggtggcggcggcagTGGCAGTGCCACAAGCGATACTACAAAGAAGCCAACTGTTGCAGGAGCAACAACACCTGGATCTGGATCGACGACAACGCGTGTTACACGCTCCAAGGACGCAGCAAAGCGCACTGTGTCGCCGTCCGTGCAaacaacagtggcaacaaccaataatcataataataaacgtaaatccaacaataacaacaacctacacaacaataacaacagcaggagCTACAGCGAAGTCCTCCCAGCGAGTAATGATCAAATGGGCCTAAGCGCCGCAACAACACacacgagcagcagcagcaacgacggcagcgcagcagcagctaccaacagcagcagcagcggcggcggcaacgtTGCCAGCGACGCCACTGTAGTTGCAGccgagcacaacaacaactgcaaggAGCTGCTGGCAAATTTGACGAGCGACTTTGAGGAAGCAATCTCAGCAGAGATTTGTCTACGCAAAACGCTGCCAGAGGTTAGTCTAAGCAAGGAGCAACCTGCCACAACAGCTGCAGTCACAGCATCAGACTCCATGTCCGTGTCCATGGCAGCTGAGGAAACTCAAGCCCAGTCATCGAGTGGcacagtggcagcagcagctccagtaACAGAAGCGTCAACACTACCTCCTCCATCACCATCAACATCCACAAATCAAACTCCAACAGCAGATGCAACAGTTGCCGAGGCGCCACAGCAGCAAGTAGCATTCGATTCCGTAGATAACACATCGTTGCGACTGGAAGATGCTGCCGATGCTCCCGACAACATTGAGG CTCGCCTGAGTCAATTGGATGGATCGCCAATTGTGGACATAACCGCTTCATCGTTGGAAGCCAGCGTAGCATTGCcaccgcaacagcaactgcagcaggaGCCAGTGCAGCAGGAGTCAGTGCAACAGGAGtcactgcaacagcagccactgcaacagcaaacagtcCAACAGCCACCACTACAGCAGCCTGATCTACTCGCCTCACCACAACATTCAGTTGCCCGCCAGACTGGCGCCTTATTGACGCCGCAGAGCACTTCCAGTTCAATAAATTTCCTTAAGGATGGCGCCGCTGGCGCTGTGCTCGAGGATCAGGATATCGAGGAGGTGCTGAAGGCGCTCAAAACCCTCGACGGCACACATGTGAATCCGGATACAATCTGTGATTTTAACTTCTTCAATGAAGTGTGTTTCCTCAACAACGAAGAggaggcggcggcagcagctgcggctgttgctggcgttgcgacagcagcagcgtctgGCGTAGTGGGAGGAGACTGCAACCTGCCTGTGCCCAGCATGGAGGTGGAGGAGAAGCCCAGTTGCAGTAACAGCGGCAACATAAATGCGTCACTCAAGCGACCCTGGCAAGAGAGTCATGCCGAGCTTGAAGAGCAACAGCATGTGTTGGAACGTAAAATGGACTTCATGCTGCGACGCATTCGCAAGTTTCAAACGCGCCAGATGTGCCATCATGCCAGCGCCGAGGTCGCTGGGATTCTGGAGTGGTCGGCGCGTAGTTCGCATAAAGCGGCGCCATCGGCACCGGTGCGAAGTGCTAAGCTAACCGAACAGGAGGACACTGTGCTGTCGATAGTATCGGGAAGGCCGGGCGTTAGTTTCTGGGAAGATCTAATCAAGCATCCGCTGCCTGCCAGCCAGATGAGCAATGTTATGCGACACATTGAGACGGCAGCGCGTAAGCAACAAATCTGTCATACAATTGGCGGCGGCTCAGCGTCGTTGGCATCCTCCTCATCCTGGTACAGCAATGCCGCACAGCCGGGCAAGCGTTCGCGTAAATTGCAGCAGGCGAACGATGCCAttgtcagcagcagctcttCGGGAGCAGTCGGAGGAGCAGTTAATGCCGACGGAATTGTGATGCCACGTGCCGATGAAATCGTGCCCAACTTTGATAACTATGTGACCAGTGAGCTGACCCATGTGGCGGGCCTTTTGTACACAGAAATGCGTGAGGTGCAGCATGCCATCGACTCAGATGCGACCGAGTCGAGCTCTGGTGGCGAATCCGCCGATGAGATGGTCAATTACAATAATACCCAGCAATTGTCCTTACCAAT ATCACGACGAGCAGTCTGGCGCTACACAAGGGATCGTGCTGCTATTGCGCTGCGCTGGACCTGGCTGTGCGCCCAAGTTGCCGATCTGGAGATGAAGATACGCCAGCACAACGATGTGTACAACGATCTGTATCGCTCCAAGGGCGATGTGCTGCTCGAGTCAACGTCAGCGCCCAAAAATGGATTTGAGGAGCTGCAATCGACGACGGAGGATTTAGCCGAGCAGTCAGCGACGGAACAGCAGCCAGATTGGCTTTGCAGTCGCACGCGTCCATTGATGTTGTCAGAGTTTCGCAAACGGAAGCTCTTCCAGACCATCAACATGCACACAATATCAAAGAAGGCCGCACGCCCCAGCAACATCAAATGTGGCTGCCAATGGCCGCAAGTGCCGTGCACTTTGTGCACTGGTCGACCGGATCCGACGGCACCGCGAGATCTGCCCGAAACGCTAATGCCCCAGAATCGTGTGGCGCTGCTTGATGCCAGCTATCATCCAGTGCTAAGCTTTCCCGATG ATGTGTGTCAGTCCGTGCATCTGGAGGCGATTAGTCGACAGCCGGATTGGCAGTATCGTGTGATGCGCAGCCAGGCCAAGGCCGTGGTGAAGAGTATGATGAAGGCGGAACGTGAGGCGCTCGCTCTgagcggcggcggtggcggagcTGCTGGCTCTGGACGACGAACGGGCGATGCAACAGTCAAGCGTCGTTATGTGCGACGCAAGGAgcgcaataataataacaatagcagCCGAAACAACACCAATaacagtaataacaacaacaacaacagcaacatcaataataataacaacagcagcagcagcagtaaagaaacagcaacaacaacgacaacagcagcagctgcaatagCACAACAaagtggaggaggaggaagcaTCGTGGGATTGGATAGTGGAAACGGTACTGGTACTGCaactacttcttcttcttctacgcCTACTACAACGCCACTTGTGGCCAACA cagcgaacaAAAGGCAGCATCGTCAGTTGGCCAGGACAAGTGGGAACGGCAGCTTAAATTCGCCGTTGCCTGatccaaagcagcagcagcaaaatcaTCAAtacaacaaccagcaacagcaacacaatcCCTCACTGATCTCCAGCGGCAATGGCGCTAAAAAGTCGCGTAAATCTGTCTCaaagcggcaacagcagcggcagcggcagcaacaacaatcagcaaataacattaacaacagacacaacaactgcagcggTGATGATTCCCATTGggatcagcagcaacatagTCGCCGTAATTCCGCCGAAATTCACGGCCATCGCAATGAACG CACTTCAGAGAGACGTCGTCTCGTCTATGATATTGACAACATCGTGATACCATATAGCATGGCCGCCCAGACGCGTGTGGAGATCCTGCCCTACAAGGAGATACCCACACCAAA GTGGCGCATTGTGgataaatataataagagTAATCAACAAAACGCCGCCGGTGAGACACTTAGCAATGGTTGTATCGAAGGGCAAAAAGAGCAAACGAAAACATTGCCGGAAACATCAACTGAATCAGCAACATCCATAATCAATTCACctgcagctacaacaacaacaacttcatcAACAATCTCACCCACAACATcagcatcgacaacaacaagctcgGATACAAAGGAGCAGAATGAAGCTATTGACAAAGCAGTTGCCGTCAAAGTAAATGGCTTGAAACAGGCGAGCAAGAAGAATTCGCTAACATCAACCAGTGAGAAGCCATTGGAGCAACCACTAAGCAATGGTCTGGTCAATGGCAATGCTTCAAAGCCAACAGAGGATGCAATGCTGAAGCCAGCCACGCCAGTCAAtggcaaaatcaaaaaacatgGACACAAGTCATCAAAAAAGGATACAAAAGAGCCACCGAGCAAGCGTCCTAAGCTGCAGTTAAaggagaaaaacaaaacagaggCGGTGGCAAAGTTGCCATCAGCAGCCGCCGCCACAAACGCTAATGATGAGGAGGAGATCGAAGACACTTCAGATGATGCGTACATTGTGCGTCATCAGCTTGCGATGCTCGAGGAGAAACGTCTCTACGAGGCCTACCTCAATTTCCCTGGCAACAGTCGCTCGCGTGCCAATCGTCGGGccgacagtcgagccgaatcGAGTGGCGCCAACACACCAGATCCAGCATCACCGGCCGCTTCATTGCTGGCTggtgtttctgctgctgctggtgctgatAACGAGAGTGTTCCCTCGCCGTTGGCACAAACGATGCTATACAATCCGCTCGATTCGCTCAATGCTGATGGACAAACGGGTACGGGAACAAAGCTAACGAAACGTCAAGAACGCCGTCGCACCACATCCCATAAGCTAAAGGAACCAGATCGACGCAGCGCCACACCAGATACTAGAGAGGCAAGTACCACTTTGAATTGA
- the LOC133836533 gene encoding platelet binding protein GspB isoform X5, with product MAPALTAEPLSSKEKLTSTASPATGTRQSVRKLESPSGGGGSGSATSDTTKKPTVAGATTPGSGSTTTRVTRSKDAAKRTVSPSVQTTVATTNNHNNKRKSNNNNNLHNNNNSRSYSEVLPASNDQMGLSAATTHTSSSSNDGSAAAATNSSSSGGGNVASDATVVAAEHNNNCKELLANLTSDFEEAISAEICLRKTLPEVSLSKEQPATTAAVTASDSMSVSMAAEETQAQSSSGTVAAAAPVTEASTLPPPSPSTSTNQTPTADATVAEAPQQQVAFDSVDNTSLRLEDAADAPDNIEARLSQLDGSPIVDITASSLEASVALPPQQQLQQEPVQQESVQQESLQQQPLQQQTVQQPPLQQPDLLASPQHSVARQTGALLTPQSTSSSINFLKDGAAGAVLEDQDIEEVLKALKTLDGTHVNPDTICDFNFFNEVCFLNNEEEAAAAAAAVAGVATAAASGVVGGDCNLPVPSMEVEEKPSCSNSGNINASLKRPWQESHAELEEQQHVLERKMDFMLRRIRKFQTRQMCHHASAEVAGILEWSARSSHKAAPSAPVRSAKLTEQEDTVLSIVSGRPGVSFWEDLIKHPLPASQMSNVMRHIETAARKQQICHTIGGGSASLASSSSWYSNAAQPGKRSRKLQQANDAIVSSSSSGAVGGAVNADGIVMPRADEIVPNFDNYVTSELTHVAGLLYTEMREVQHAIDSDATESSSGGESADEMVNYNNTQQLSLPISRRAVWRYTRDRAAIALRWTWLCAQVADLEMKIRQHNDVYNDLYRSKGDVLLESTSAPKNGFEELQSTTEDLAEQSATEQQPDWLCSRTRPLMLSEFRKRKLFQTINMHTISKKAARPSNIKCGCQWPQVPCTLCTGRPDPTAPRDLPETLMPQNRVALLDASYHPVLSFPDDVCQSVHLEAISRQPDWQYRVMRSQAKAVVKSMMKAEREALALSGGGGGAAGSGRRTGDATVKRRYVRRKERNNNNNSSRNNTNNSNNNNNNSNINNNNNSSSSSKETATTTTTAAAAIAQQSGGGGSIVGLDSGNGTAAAAANKRQHRQLARTSGNGSLNSPLPDPKQQQQNHQYNNQQQQHNPSLISSGNGAKKSRKSVSKRQQQRQRQQQQSANNINNRHNNCSGDDSHWDQQQHSRRNSAEIHGHRNERTSERRRLVYDIDNIVIPYSMAAQTRVEILPYKEIPTPKWRIVDKYNKSNQQNAAGETLSNGCIEGQKEQTKTLPETSTESATSIINSPAATTTTTSSTISPTTSASTTTSSDTKEQNEAIDKAVAVKVNGLKQASKKNSLTSTSEKPLEQPLSNGLVNGNASKPTEDAMLKPATPVNGKIKKHGHKSSKKDTKEPPSKRPKLQLKEKNKTEAVAKLPSAAAATNANDEEEIEDTSDDAYIVRHQLAMLEEKRLYEAYLNFPGNSRSRANRRADSRAESSGANTPDPASPAASLLAGVSAAAGADNESVPSPLAQTMLYNPLDSLNADGQTGTGTKLTKRQERRRTTSHKLKEPDRRSATPDTREASTTLN from the exons ATGGCACCAGCGTTAACCGCGGAGCCACTGAGTAGCAAGGAGAAATTAACCAGCACCGCCTCCCCCGCAACAGGGACACGACAGTCTGTGCGCAAACTGGAGTCGCCTagcggtggcggcggcagTGGCAGTGCCACAAGCGATACTACAAAGAAGCCAACTGTTGCAGGAGCAACAACACCTGGATCTGGATCGACGACAACGCGTGTTACACGCTCCAAGGACGCAGCAAAGCGCACTGTGTCGCCGTCCGTGCAaacaacagtggcaacaaccaataatcataataataaacgtaaatccaacaataacaacaacctacacaacaataacaacagcaggagCTACAGCGAAGTCCTCCCAGCGAGTAATGATCAAATGGGCCTAAGCGCCGCAACAACACacacgagcagcagcagcaacgacggcagcgcagcagcagctaccaacagcagcagcagcggcggcggcaacgtTGCCAGCGACGCCACTGTAGTTGCAGccgagcacaacaacaactgcaaggAGCTGCTGGCAAATTTGACGAGCGACTTTGAGGAAGCAATCTCAGCAGAGATTTGTCTACGCAAAACGCTGCCAGAGGTTAGTCTAAGCAAGGAGCAACCTGCCACAACAGCTGCAGTCACAGCATCAGACTCCATGTCCGTGTCCATGGCAGCTGAGGAAACTCAAGCCCAGTCATCGAGTGGcacagtggcagcagcagctccagtaACAGAAGCGTCAACACTACCTCCTCCATCACCATCAACATCCACAAATCAAACTCCAACAGCAGATGCAACAGTTGCCGAGGCGCCACAGCAGCAAGTAGCATTCGATTCCGTAGATAACACATCGTTGCGACTGGAAGATGCTGCCGATGCTCCCGACAACATTGAGG CTCGCCTGAGTCAATTGGATGGATCGCCAATTGTGGACATAACCGCTTCATCGTTGGAAGCCAGCGTAGCATTGCcaccgcaacagcaactgcagcaggaGCCAGTGCAGCAGGAGTCAGTGCAACAGGAGtcactgcaacagcagccactgcaacagcaaacagtcCAACAGCCACCACTACAGCAGCCTGATCTACTCGCCTCACCACAACATTCAGTTGCCCGCCAGACTGGCGCCTTATTGACGCCGCAGAGCACTTCCAGTTCAATAAATTTCCTTAAGGATGGCGCCGCTGGCGCTGTGCTCGAGGATCAGGATATCGAGGAGGTGCTGAAGGCGCTCAAAACCCTCGACGGCACACATGTGAATCCGGATACAATCTGTGATTTTAACTTCTTCAATGAAGTGTGTTTCCTCAACAACGAAGAggaggcggcggcagcagctgcggctgttgctggcgttgcgacagcagcagcgtctgGCGTAGTGGGAGGAGACTGCAACCTGCCTGTGCCCAGCATGGAGGTGGAGGAGAAGCCCAGTTGCAGTAACAGCGGCAACATAAATGCGTCACTCAAGCGACCCTGGCAAGAGAGTCATGCCGAGCTTGAAGAGCAACAGCATGTGTTGGAACGTAAAATGGACTTCATGCTGCGACGCATTCGCAAGTTTCAAACGCGCCAGATGTGCCATCATGCCAGCGCCGAGGTCGCTGGGATTCTGGAGTGGTCGGCGCGTAGTTCGCATAAAGCGGCGCCATCGGCACCGGTGCGAAGTGCTAAGCTAACCGAACAGGAGGACACTGTGCTGTCGATAGTATCGGGAAGGCCGGGCGTTAGTTTCTGGGAAGATCTAATCAAGCATCCGCTGCCTGCCAGCCAGATGAGCAATGTTATGCGACACATTGAGACGGCAGCGCGTAAGCAACAAATCTGTCATACAATTGGCGGCGGCTCAGCGTCGTTGGCATCCTCCTCATCCTGGTACAGCAATGCCGCACAGCCGGGCAAGCGTTCGCGTAAATTGCAGCAGGCGAACGATGCCAttgtcagcagcagctcttCGGGAGCAGTCGGAGGAGCAGTTAATGCCGACGGAATTGTGATGCCACGTGCCGATGAAATCGTGCCCAACTTTGATAACTATGTGACCAGTGAGCTGACCCATGTGGCGGGCCTTTTGTACACAGAAATGCGTGAGGTGCAGCATGCCATCGACTCAGATGCGACCGAGTCGAGCTCTGGTGGCGAATCCGCCGATGAGATGGTCAATTACAATAATACCCAGCAATTGTCCTTACCAAT ATCACGACGAGCAGTCTGGCGCTACACAAGGGATCGTGCTGCTATTGCGCTGCGCTGGACCTGGCTGTGCGCCCAAGTTGCCGATCTGGAGATGAAGATACGCCAGCACAACGATGTGTACAACGATCTGTATCGCTCCAAGGGCGATGTGCTGCTCGAGTCAACGTCAGCGCCCAAAAATGGATTTGAGGAGCTGCAATCGACGACGGAGGATTTAGCCGAGCAGTCAGCGACGGAACAGCAGCCAGATTGGCTTTGCAGTCGCACGCGTCCATTGATGTTGTCAGAGTTTCGCAAACGGAAGCTCTTCCAGACCATCAACATGCACACAATATCAAAGAAGGCCGCACGCCCCAGCAACATCAAATGTGGCTGCCAATGGCCGCAAGTGCCGTGCACTTTGTGCACTGGTCGACCGGATCCGACGGCACCGCGAGATCTGCCCGAAACGCTAATGCCCCAGAATCGTGTGGCGCTGCTTGATGCCAGCTATCATCCAGTGCTAAGCTTTCCCGATG ATGTGTGTCAGTCCGTGCATCTGGAGGCGATTAGTCGACAGCCGGATTGGCAGTATCGTGTGATGCGCAGCCAGGCCAAGGCCGTGGTGAAGAGTATGATGAAGGCGGAACGTGAGGCGCTCGCTCTgagcggcggcggtggcggagcTGCTGGCTCTGGACGACGAACGGGCGATGCAACAGTCAAGCGTCGTTATGTGCGACGCAAGGAgcgcaataataataacaatagcagCCGAAACAACACCAATaacagtaataacaacaacaacaacagcaacatcaataataataacaacagcagcagcagcagtaaagaaacagcaacaacaacgacaacagcagcagctgcaatagCACAACAaagtggaggaggaggaagcaTCGTGGGATTGGATAGTGGAAACGGTACTG cagcagcagcagcgaacaAAAGGCAGCATCGTCAGTTGGCCAGGACAAGTGGGAACGGCAGCTTAAATTCGCCGTTGCCTGatccaaagcagcagcagcaaaatcaTCAAtacaacaaccagcaacagcaacacaatcCCTCACTGATCTCCAGCGGCAATGGCGCTAAAAAGTCGCGTAAATCTGTCTCaaagcggcaacagcagcggcagcggcagcaacaacaatcagcaaataacattaacaacagacacaacaactgcagcggTGATGATTCCCATTGggatcagcagcaacatagTCGCCGTAATTCCGCCGAAATTCACGGCCATCGCAATGAACG CACTTCAGAGAGACGTCGTCTCGTCTATGATATTGACAACATCGTGATACCATATAGCATGGCCGCCCAGACGCGTGTGGAGATCCTGCCCTACAAGGAGATACCCACACCAAA GTGGCGCATTGTGgataaatataataagagTAATCAACAAAACGCCGCCGGTGAGACACTTAGCAATGGTTGTATCGAAGGGCAAAAAGAGCAAACGAAAACATTGCCGGAAACATCAACTGAATCAGCAACATCCATAATCAATTCACctgcagctacaacaacaacaacttcatcAACAATCTCACCCACAACATcagcatcgacaacaacaagctcgGATACAAAGGAGCAGAATGAAGCTATTGACAAAGCAGTTGCCGTCAAAGTAAATGGCTTGAAACAGGCGAGCAAGAAGAATTCGCTAACATCAACCAGTGAGAAGCCATTGGAGCAACCACTAAGCAATGGTCTGGTCAATGGCAATGCTTCAAAGCCAACAGAGGATGCAATGCTGAAGCCAGCCACGCCAGTCAAtggcaaaatcaaaaaacatgGACACAAGTCATCAAAAAAGGATACAAAAGAGCCACCGAGCAAGCGTCCTAAGCTGCAGTTAAaggagaaaaacaaaacagaggCGGTGGCAAAGTTGCCATCAGCAGCCGCCGCCACAAACGCTAATGATGAGGAGGAGATCGAAGACACTTCAGATGATGCGTACATTGTGCGTCATCAGCTTGCGATGCTCGAGGAGAAACGTCTCTACGAGGCCTACCTCAATTTCCCTGGCAACAGTCGCTCGCGTGCCAATCGTCGGGccgacagtcgagccgaatcGAGTGGCGCCAACACACCAGATCCAGCATCACCGGCCGCTTCATTGCTGGCTggtgtttctgctgctgctggtgctgatAACGAGAGTGTTCCCTCGCCGTTGGCACAAACGATGCTATACAATCCGCTCGATTCGCTCAATGCTGATGGACAAACGGGTACGGGAACAAAGCTAACGAAACGTCAAGAACGCCGTCGCACCACATCCCATAAGCTAAAGGAACCAGATCGACGCAGCGCCACACCAGATACTAGAGAGGCAAGTACCACTTTGAATTGA